In a genomic window of Pelecanus crispus isolate bPelCri1 chromosome 1, bPelCri1.pri, whole genome shotgun sequence:
- the STRA8 gene encoding stimulated by retinoic acid gene 8 protein homolog, producing the protein METAGDSRRARARVSPNPLTHLQQVEPRVAKRRLSQAGHRATLARLFSGLQEAVLPQSDNSASKYQVLRKAKKSIQKLEQTLGSLLKMKESFSLEDGNPSSLEEVGEEYVKSHFSNHSTASASEAVSESDSTIWYLIQECEKQTMEDDGKPEFIQSPDTSSPGLVEFERYLYFYKHTVDLLIEHGIVCTEEVPLPEVSTAISHLWQELSEERRDSILQYCSQRDFLMDPKAACQEPACTEGSVRDSRGNSEEASGSSVSTPEEVMFEDAFDVAAGFLDRSKTQGVSSQSSVFASCTSENPEDQHRLYLHITDFLKSLFFANTQFCQEEDLQFDYETVMLRCTETFDDEDF; encoded by the exons ATGGAGACAGCTGGAGACAGTAGAAGGGCACGTGCAAGAGTGAGTCCCAATCCCCTGACACACCTGCAACAGGTAGAACCCCGAGTGGCAAAGCGGCGCTTGTCACAGGCAGGCCACCGCGCTACGCTGGCAAGACTATTCAGTGGCTTGCAGGAAGCTGTTCTACCCCAGTCAGACAACTCGGCCTCAAAG TATCAGGTTTTGCGTAAGGCTAAGAAATCTATCCAGAAGCTGGAGCAAACCTTGGGTTCTTTGCTGAAGATGAAAG AGTCCTTCAGTCTGGAGGATGGGAACCCGTCCAGCTTGGAGGAAGTTGGGGAGGAATATGTCAAGAGCCACTTCAGCAATCACAG CACTGCATCAGCCTCAGAAGCTGTGAGTGAGAGTGACTCTACCATCTGGTATTTGATTCAAGAgtgtgaaaaacaaacaatggAAGATGATGGGAAGCCAGAATTTATCCAGTCTCCAGACACTTCATCCCCAGGTCTGGTGGAATTTGAACG ATACCTGTATTTTTATAAGCACACAGTGGACCTGCTGATAGAGCATGGAATTGTTTGCACTGAGGAGGTGCCTCTTCCTGAGGTCTCCACGGCTATTTCCCACCTCTGGCAAGAGCTTTCTGAAGAAAGGAGAGACAGCATCTTGCAGTACTGTAGCCAGAGAGATTTCCTCATGGATCCTAAGGCTGCTTGCCAAGAGCCTGCGTGCACTGAAGGTAGTGTGAGGGACAGCCGAGGTAACAGTGAGGAAGCCAGTGGTTCCTCAGTCTCCACACCAGAGGAA GTAATGTTTGAAGATGCATTTGATGTTGCTGCTGGTTTCCTTGACAGAAGCAAGACTCAGGGAGTGTCTAGCCAGAG TTCAGTATTTGCAAgctgcacttctgaaaatccagAGGATCAGCACAGACTCTATCTGCACATCACTGACTTCCTAAAAAGCCTCTTCTTTGCTAATACACAGTTTTGCCAG GAAGAAGATCTTCAGTT